The proteins below come from a single Acidovorax sp. NCPPB 4044 genomic window:
- a CDS encoding FAD-dependent monooxygenase, with protein sequence MAQTFDVCIRGAGVVGRALSLLLARERLRVALVPGPVPAAQSEDVRAYALNAASRALLDSVRSWPDAEHATAVQRMDVRGDMGGEITFDAQRHPGSEALAWIVDVPALEARLADAVRFQPQVEMVDAPVAAALTVVCEGRASRTREEFGVRYAETPYGQHAVATRLRCERPHGQVARQWFLPDGILAFLPLDGPAGNSVAVVWSVHQDEAQRLLAMEPAEFEQRIRTASEDTLGSVTLSASRAAWPLQQARADRWCGPMPASVAAAGVKPPAHSWALAGDAAHSVHPLAGQGLNLGLSDALALARVLRERDYWRGVADLRLLRRYERERKTALAPMGLAMDSLQQLFTRHEGPLPWLRNWGMRGFEHSGPLKDWVTRQAMGLG encoded by the coding sequence ATGGCGCAAACCTTTGATGTCTGTATTCGCGGCGCTGGCGTGGTGGGCCGCGCGCTGTCCCTTCTTCTTGCACGCGAGCGCCTGCGCGTGGCACTGGTTCCCGGGCCCGTTCCCGCCGCGCAGAGCGAAGACGTGCGGGCCTACGCCCTCAACGCTGCATCGCGCGCCCTGCTGGACTCGGTGCGCAGCTGGCCGGATGCGGAACACGCCACCGCAGTCCAGCGGATGGACGTGCGTGGCGACATGGGTGGCGAAATCACCTTCGACGCCCAGCGCCATCCGGGCTCGGAAGCGCTCGCGTGGATCGTGGACGTGCCCGCGCTGGAAGCGCGGCTGGCCGATGCGGTCCGCTTCCAGCCGCAGGTGGAAATGGTGGACGCCCCGGTGGCGGCCGCATTGACCGTGGTCTGCGAAGGCCGGGCGAGCCGGACGCGCGAGGAATTCGGCGTGCGCTATGCCGAGACGCCCTATGGCCAGCACGCGGTCGCCACCCGGCTGCGCTGCGAACGTCCGCACGGACAGGTGGCGCGGCAGTGGTTCCTGCCGGACGGGATCCTCGCGTTTCTGCCGCTCGATGGCCCGGCGGGGAACTCCGTGGCTGTCGTCTGGTCCGTCCACCAGGACGAGGCACAACGCCTCCTTGCCATGGAACCGGCCGAATTCGAACAACGCATCCGCACCGCGAGCGAGGACACGCTGGGCAGCGTCACGTTGAGCGCATCCCGCGCCGCGTGGCCGCTGCAGCAAGCCCGCGCCGACCGCTGGTGCGGGCCCATGCCGGCATCCGTCGCGGCGGCCGGTGTCAAGCCACCGGCGCACAGTTGGGCACTCGCGGGCGATGCCGCGCATTCGGTCCATCCTCTTGCGGGCCAAGGCCTCAACCTCGGCCTCTCCGATGCCCTGGCGCTGGCACGGGTGCTGCGGGAGCGTGACTACTGGCGCGGCGTGGCGGACCTTCGGCTGCTGCGCCGCTACGAACGCGAGCGCAAGACGGCGCTGGCTCCCATGGGCCTGGCCATGGACAGCCTGCAGCAGCTGTTCACACGCCATGAAGGCCCCCTGCCCTGGCTGCGCAATTGGGGCATGCGAGGCTTCGAACACAGCGGCCCCCTGAAAGACTGGGTGACACGCCAGGCCATGGGCCTGGGCTGA
- a CDS encoding MOSC domain-containing protein, producing MTFRTDRDLAGTVSRLFIHPVKSCAGIAVPEALLTPTGLEWDRTWMVVDARGDFVTQRTAPRMALVSPELQAPDLVLRAPDMPALQLALHAMGPVMEVRVWDDAVPAWDVGDQAARWFTAFLRQPCRLVRFDPAHRRLSSLRRTGGIEAPNQFADAYPVLLTSEASLRELNERLGTAGASAVDMDRFRANIVIDGVESHDEDRIDSLFIDTGGEGSCLKPVKPCTRCPIPDIDPLTALSSPEVSTALRAYRQDARVNGAITFGMNSIVLEGAGRLVRVGQRVSADWQFD from the coding sequence GTGACTTTTCGCACCGACCGAGACCTGGCCGGCACCGTCTCCCGCCTTTTCATCCATCCTGTCAAATCCTGTGCGGGCATCGCGGTGCCCGAGGCACTGCTTACGCCCACGGGCCTGGAGTGGGACCGCACATGGATGGTCGTCGATGCGCGCGGGGATTTCGTGACCCAGCGCACGGCGCCCCGCATGGCGTTGGTATCGCCCGAGTTGCAGGCGCCCGATCTCGTGCTGCGTGCGCCGGACATGCCGGCCTTGCAGCTGGCGCTGCACGCCATGGGCCCGGTCATGGAGGTGCGCGTGTGGGACGACGCGGTGCCGGCATGGGACGTGGGCGACCAGGCCGCGCGGTGGTTTACGGCGTTCCTGCGCCAGCCCTGTCGCCTGGTGCGCTTCGACCCAGCGCACCGGCGGCTTTCCAGCCTGCGCCGCACGGGGGGCATCGAAGCGCCCAACCAGTTCGCCGATGCTTATCCGGTGCTGCTGACCAGCGAGGCTTCATTGCGGGAACTCAACGAACGGTTGGGCACCGCGGGCGCGTCTGCGGTGGACATGGATCGGTTCCGCGCGAACATCGTCATCGACGGCGTGGAATCGCACGATGAAGACCGGATCGACAGCCTGTTCATCGACACCGGCGGTGAGGGGTCCTGCCTGAAGCCCGTCAAGCCCTGCACGCGCTGTCCCATCCCCGATATCGACCCGCTGACCGCCCTGAGCAGCCCGGAGGTGAGCACCGCGTTGCGCGCCTACCGCCAGGATGCCCGCGTGAATGGGGCCATCACCTTCGGCATGAATTCCATCGTGCTCGAAGGCGCGGGCCGGCTGGTGCGTGTCGGCCAGCGGGTTTCGGCGGACTGGCAGTTCGACTGA
- the ychF gene encoding redox-regulated ATPase YchF, with amino-acid sequence MSLKCGIVGLPNVGKSTLFNALTKAGIAAENYPFCTIEPNTGVVEVPDPRLQKLADIIQPERIVPAIVEFVDIAGLVAGASKGEGLGNQFLAHIRETDAIVNVVRCFEDPNVIHVAGRVDPIADIEVIQTELCLADLATVEKALNRYSKAAKSGNDKEAAKIVALLTPIQSALDEGRPARTVSVSKEDAPLLKQFCLITAKPAMFVGNVAEDGFENNPLLDRLKEYAAAQNAPVVAICAKIESEMSEMSDEDRDMFLAEMGQEEPGLNRLIRAGFKLLGLQTYFTAGVKEVRAWTIHVGDTAPQAAGVIHGDFERGFIRAQTIAFDDFIQYKGEQGAKDSGKMRAEGKEYVVKDGDVMNFLFNV; translated from the coding sequence ATGAGCCTGAAATGCGGCATCGTGGGCCTGCCCAATGTGGGCAAGTCCACCCTCTTCAACGCCCTGACCAAGGCCGGCATCGCGGCCGAGAACTATCCCTTCTGCACCATCGAGCCCAACACCGGCGTGGTGGAAGTGCCCGATCCCCGCCTGCAGAAGCTCGCCGACATCATCCAGCCCGAGCGCATCGTTCCTGCCATCGTCGAGTTCGTGGACATCGCCGGCCTCGTGGCGGGCGCCAGCAAGGGCGAAGGGCTGGGCAACCAGTTCCTCGCCCACATCCGCGAAACCGACGCCATCGTCAACGTGGTCCGCTGCTTCGAAGACCCGAACGTGATCCACGTGGCCGGCCGGGTGGACCCGATCGCCGATATCGAAGTCATCCAGACCGAACTGTGCCTGGCCGACCTGGCCACGGTGGAAAAGGCCCTCAACCGCTACAGCAAGGCGGCCAAGTCCGGCAACGACAAGGAAGCCGCCAAGATCGTCGCGCTGCTCACGCCGATCCAGTCCGCGCTCGACGAGGGCAGACCGGCCCGCACGGTATCGGTGAGCAAGGAAGATGCGCCCCTGCTCAAGCAGTTCTGCCTGATCACGGCCAAGCCGGCGATGTTCGTGGGCAACGTCGCCGAAGACGGCTTCGAGAACAATCCGCTGCTCGACCGGCTGAAGGAGTACGCTGCCGCTCAGAACGCGCCGGTGGTGGCCATCTGCGCCAAGATCGAATCCGAGATGAGCGAGATGAGCGACGAGGACCGCGACATGTTCCTTGCCGAGATGGGGCAGGAAGAACCCGGCCTCAACCGCCTTATCCGTGCCGGCTTCAAGCTGCTGGGCCTGCAGACCTATTTCACCGCTGGGGTGAAAGAGGTGCGTGCCTGGACCATCCATGTCGGCGACACGGCTCCCCAGGCCGCCGGCGTGATCCACGGCGATTTCGAGCGCGGCTTCATCCGCGCGCAGACCATCGCGTTCGATGATTTCATCCAGTACAAGGGTGAACAGGGCGCTAAAGACTCCGGCAAGATGCGCGCCGAAGGCAAGGAATACGTTGTCAAGGATGGCGACGTGATGAACTTCCTCTTCAACGTCTGA
- a CDS encoding HPP family protein codes for MAAERLIRSVRRAAQALWPAPLFVDGRERLRMAAGCLLGMLVTGLLSRWMADPWGLSPWLVAPIGASAVLVFGVPSSPLAQPWSVVGGNTVSALAGVACASLVSDPAAAGALAVALAIAAMVQLRCLHPPGGASALFAVLAHATHAQFALFPVLTNSLLLVAAGMAWHALTGKRYPHAPARPEPGATGAQRFTPADLDAALVHYNQVLDVSRDDLEALLHHAEAEAYRRNFGHLRCGDIMSREPVTAIFGTELQEAWALMRRRRIKALPVVDRARRIVGIVTTADFMRQIDLDVHQGIGDQLRALVRRVGTLHSSKPEVVGQIMTRQVRVVSEHRSVVELVPLFTEDGHHHIPVIDAERRLVGIITQSDLVRALHRAVR; via the coding sequence ATGGCTGCTGAGCGCCTGATCCGGTCTGTGCGCCGTGCCGCCCAGGCCCTCTGGCCTGCGCCTTTGTTCGTGGATGGGCGGGAGCGCCTGCGCATGGCGGCGGGCTGCCTGCTCGGCATGCTGGTGACCGGGCTGCTGAGCCGCTGGATGGCGGACCCGTGGGGCTTGTCGCCGTGGCTCGTGGCGCCCATCGGGGCGAGCGCGGTGCTGGTCTTCGGCGTGCCGTCGAGTCCCCTGGCGCAGCCCTGGTCGGTGGTCGGCGGCAACACGGTCTCGGCACTGGCGGGCGTCGCCTGCGCATCGCTCGTATCCGATCCGGCCGCAGCAGGGGCCCTGGCCGTGGCCTTGGCGATCGCCGCCATGGTGCAATTGCGCTGCCTGCATCCGCCCGGCGGGGCTTCGGCGCTGTTCGCGGTGCTGGCGCACGCCACGCATGCGCAGTTCGCGCTGTTTCCGGTGCTCACCAATTCTTTGCTGCTGGTCGCGGCGGGCATGGCCTGGCATGCGTTGACCGGCAAACGCTACCCCCATGCCCCTGCGCGTCCGGAGCCCGGCGCAACGGGTGCCCAGCGCTTCACCCCTGCGGACCTGGATGCCGCACTGGTCCATTACAACCAGGTGCTGGACGTCAGCCGAGACGACCTGGAGGCCCTGCTGCACCATGCGGAAGCCGAGGCCTATCGCCGCAATTTCGGACATCTGCGCTGCGGCGACATCATGTCCCGCGAGCCGGTCACGGCGATCTTCGGCACGGAATTGCAGGAGGCCTGGGCCCTGATGCGCAGGCGCCGGATCAAGGCGCTTCCCGTGGTGGACCGCGCACGCCGCATCGTGGGCATCGTCACCACGGCGGATTTCATGCGGCAGATCGACCTGGATGTCCACCAGGGCATCGGCGACCAATTGCGTGCGCTGGTCCGCCGCGTGGGAACGCTGCACTCCAGCAAGCCGGAAGTCGTGGGGCAGATCATGACCCGCCAGGTCCGCGTGGTGAGCGAGCACCGGTCCGTGGTGGAACTCGTGCCGCTTTTCACCGAAGACGGACACCACCACATCCCCGTCATCGACGCGGAGCGCAGGCTGGTCGGGATCATCACCCAGTCGGATCTGGTGCGCGCACTGCACCGCGCGGTGCGCTGA
- the rarD gene encoding EamA family transporter RarD produces the protein MQTGILYATLAYVAWGVFPVYFHRVASVPALEVVMHRTLWSMVLLAVVLVARQQLGWVAGLRSQPRVVAAFLLSALLLSANWLIYVWAVQHQHVVDASLGYFILPLVNVAMGYVFLQERPRPGQWLALAVAAAGVVWLTVQAGRLPWIALVLAVTFGFYGLLRKTAVLGAIEGLALETALLAPLAVGCLAWLTWTGQAAWPHADAATVGWLIAAGPITAVPLLLFAAGARRIPLATMGVLQYISPSLQFGLGVWLFGEVVQPARLAGFALIWGALVLYTLEGTWRLRRAVPAAGKDREAR, from the coding sequence ATGCAAACCGGCATCCTCTACGCCACGCTCGCCTACGTGGCATGGGGCGTGTTTCCCGTGTATTTCCATCGGGTGGCTTCGGTGCCCGCGCTGGAGGTGGTCATGCACCGCACGCTCTGGTCGATGGTGCTGCTCGCCGTGGTGCTGGTGGCGCGGCAGCAACTGGGTTGGGTGGCCGGGCTGCGCAGTCAGCCGCGCGTGGTGGCGGCCTTCCTGCTTTCTGCATTGCTGCTGTCCGCCAACTGGCTGATCTATGTGTGGGCCGTGCAACACCAGCATGTGGTGGACGCGAGCCTCGGCTATTTCATCCTGCCCCTGGTGAATGTCGCCATGGGCTACGTGTTCCTGCAGGAGCGGCCCCGGCCCGGCCAGTGGCTCGCGCTGGCGGTGGCCGCGGCCGGGGTGGTGTGGCTCACGGTGCAGGCCGGCCGCCTGCCGTGGATCGCCCTGGTGCTGGCCGTCACCTTCGGTTTCTACGGGTTGCTGCGCAAGACGGCGGTGCTGGGCGCGATAGAAGGGCTGGCCCTGGAGACCGCGCTGCTGGCGCCGCTGGCCGTGGGATGCTTGGCATGGTTGACCTGGACGGGGCAGGCGGCCTGGCCGCATGCGGACGCGGCCACCGTGGGCTGGCTCATCGCGGCCGGGCCGATCACCGCTGTCCCGCTGCTGTTGTTCGCGGCCGGTGCACGGCGCATTCCGCTCGCCACGATGGGGGTGCTGCAGTACATCTCGCCCAGCCTGCAATTCGGATTGGGCGTGTGGCTGTTCGGCGAGGTGGTCCAGCCCGCGCGGCTGGCCGGTTTCGCGCTGATCTGGGGAGCGCTGGTGCTCTACACCCTGGAAGGCACGTGGAGGCTCCGGCGGGCGGTGCCTGCCGCCGGCAAAGACCGCGAAGCCCGGTGA
- a CDS encoding YqaA family protein, translating into MEIWMQHLMDLLALPQYGLSTVFVVSFISATLLPLGSEPAVFGLIRLNPELFWPAVLVATTGNTLGGAVSWWMGLGAHKAVDKARGEHTNVRALAWLKRFGAKACLLSWLPVVGDPLCAVAGWLKLPFWQCVGYMAVGKFLRYLAMTAGLLYFWPGNAPH; encoded by the coding sequence ATGGAAATCTGGATGCAACACCTCATGGACCTGCTGGCGCTGCCCCAGTACGGCCTCAGCACGGTCTTCGTGGTGTCCTTCATCTCCGCGACCTTGCTCCCCCTGGGCTCCGAACCGGCAGTGTTCGGGCTCATCCGCCTCAATCCCGAACTCTTCTGGCCCGCAGTGCTCGTGGCGACCACGGGCAACACCCTTGGCGGCGCCGTGAGCTGGTGGATGGGGCTGGGCGCCCACAAGGCCGTGGACAAGGCGCGGGGCGAGCACACCAACGTGCGTGCGCTCGCCTGGCTGAAGCGCTTTGGCGCCAAGGCCTGCCTGCTGAGCTGGTTGCCGGTGGTGGGCGACCCGCTCTGCGCGGTGGCCGGCTGGCTGAAGCTGCCCTTCTGGCAATGCGTGGGCTACATGGCCGTGGGCAAGTTCCTGCGCTACCTCGCGATGACCGCAGGGCTGCTGTATTTCTGGCCGGGGAACGCACCCCACTGA
- a CDS encoding GGDEF domain-containing protein — protein MGLAKLWVTLRTRGRERFSNTEAFSPSEAFSEFGESAQFRSSDLQAARLLERRLGRPYKRLVPALLCGLYLLCILVFYALGMIGASTVFVVGGLITGTMALFAGYVRAGRAARLRDRQLRLPTVVAAAGTLLLVFYLEPVTQIALAPFLFVAMAYGLLTLSRHAALAVCSGILASYGLVVALHHIQLGNAALLQLEVLHFVALALALPAYVLLMGRVRLLHRLLQKTSNEMRSIAEIARRDALAGCLNRRSILAALEEQKQLADESGIPLCLAVVDLDHFKRINDELGHLGGDEVLRTFAQLAQQVVRTDDFFGRYGGEEFLLVFPATPLLPALNSCERIRSQVESHAWEGKLRGRVTVSIGVTQYVLGESVLEFFSRADTAMYLAKQGGRNQVVVQEPVGAFAPTEAGEPQAPAHGYF, from the coding sequence ATGGGTCTTGCCAAATTGTGGGTCACGCTGCGCACGCGCGGGCGGGAGCGTTTTTCCAATACCGAGGCCTTTTCGCCGAGCGAAGCCTTTTCCGAGTTCGGTGAGTCGGCGCAATTCCGGAGTTCCGACCTGCAGGCTGCGCGCCTGCTGGAGCGGCGGCTGGGCCGGCCCTACAAGCGGCTGGTGCCTGCGCTGCTGTGCGGGCTGTACTTGCTGTGCATCCTGGTTTTCTATGCGCTGGGCATGATCGGGGCTTCCACGGTGTTCGTGGTGGGCGGCCTGATCACCGGCACCATGGCGCTGTTCGCCGGCTACGTGCGTGCCGGCCGGGCCGCGCGCCTGCGGGACCGGCAACTGCGCCTGCCCACCGTGGTGGCTGCGGCCGGGACGCTGCTGCTCGTCTTCTATCTCGAACCCGTCACGCAGATCGCGCTGGCGCCCTTCCTCTTCGTGGCCATGGCCTACGGCCTGCTCACGCTGTCGCGGCACGCAGCGCTCGCGGTGTGCTCCGGCATCCTGGCCAGCTATGGCCTGGTGGTGGCCCTGCACCACATCCAGCTCGGCAATGCGGCCTTGCTGCAACTGGAAGTGCTGCATTTCGTGGCGCTGGCGCTGGCCTTGCCGGCCTATGTGCTGCTGATGGGGCGTGTGCGGCTGCTGCACCGCCTGCTGCAGAAGACCAGCAACGAGATGCGCTCGATCGCCGAGATCGCCCGGCGCGATGCGCTGGCAGGGTGCCTGAACCGGCGCTCGATCCTCGCGGCGCTGGAAGAGCAGAAGCAGCTGGCCGACGAGAGCGGCATTCCGCTGTGCCTCGCGGTGGTGGACCTGGACCATTTCAAGCGCATCAACGACGAGCTGGGGCATCTGGGCGGCGACGAGGTGCTGCGCACTTTCGCTCAGCTGGCGCAGCAGGTGGTGCGCACCGACGACTTCTTCGGCCGCTACGGCGGCGAGGAATTCCTGCTGGTCTTCCCCGCCACGCCCCTGTTGCCCGCGCTCAACAGCTGCGAGCGCATCCGCTCGCAGGTGGAATCGCATGCGTGGGAGGGCAAGCTGCGCGGGCGTGTCACGGTGTCGATCGGCGTCACGCAGTATGTGCTGGGTGAATCGGTGCTTGAATTCTTCTCACGTGCGGACACCGCGATGTACCTGGCCAAGCAGGGCGGGCGCAACCAGGTGGTCGTGCAGGAGCCGGTGGGCGCCTTTGCGCCCACCGAAGCCGGCGAGCCCCAGGCGCCGGCCCACGGCTATTTCTGA
- a CDS encoding c-type cytochrome yields the protein MALALVGVWLAAAAQAAQLQTEGADGASQRHGTAELARHPAAREIDVPSDVAYRRSMRYRAVPLAVVLQGMKLTAADTLEVVALDGFVAQLPGALALQRAPLPEPWLAIEPAEAPWPALPGKTGTAGPFYIVWPDATGVRSEQWPYAIARLHVRAAPELRWPQIAVAADMPAGDPRRRGQAVFITQCFVCHTMNGGGEARMGPDLNQPLGPTEYFQPQALRRLIRDPASVRHWPGQTMPGFGPDRIGERELDDLLAYLRYMAAERRPAR from the coding sequence ATGGCGTTGGCACTCGTGGGCGTGTGGCTGGCCGCGGCGGCCCAGGCCGCACAGCTCCAGACGGAGGGTGCCGACGGCGCGTCGCAGCGCCATGGCACGGCCGAACTCGCGCGGCACCCCGCGGCGCGGGAGATCGACGTGCCGTCCGACGTGGCCTATCGGCGCTCCATGCGCTACCGTGCCGTGCCGCTGGCGGTGGTGCTGCAGGGCATGAAGCTGACCGCTGCCGACACGCTGGAAGTGGTGGCGCTCGACGGGTTCGTGGCGCAGCTGCCCGGGGCGCTGGCGCTGCAGCGCGCCCCGTTGCCCGAGCCTTGGCTGGCCATCGAGCCGGCGGAGGCGCCCTGGCCGGCATTGCCGGGCAAGACGGGCACGGCAGGGCCGTTCTACATCGTGTGGCCCGATGCCACGGGCGTGCGCAGCGAGCAGTGGCCCTATGCGATCGCCCGGCTGCACGTGCGCGCCGCGCCGGAACTCCGGTGGCCGCAGATCGCGGTGGCCGCCGACATGCCGGCCGGCGATCCGCGCCGGCGCGGGCAGGCGGTGTTCATCACCCAGTGCTTCGTCTGCCACACGATGAACGGTGGGGGCGAGGCCCGCATGGGCCCGGACCTCAACCAGCCCCTGGGGCCCACCGAATACTTCCAGCCGCAGGCGCTGCGCCGGCTCATCCGCGATCCGGCCAGCGTGCGCCATTGGCCGGGGCAGACCATGCCCGGCTTCGGCCCGGACCGGATCGGCGAGCGCGAGCTGGACGATCTGCTGGCCTATCTGCGGTACATGGCCGCGGAGCGCCGCCCCGCGCGCTGA
- the dusB gene encoding tRNA dihydrouridine synthase DusB, with translation MQIGHIPLANRLFVAPMAGVTDRPFRQLCKSLGAGYAVSEMVTSRKDLWNSLKTSRRANHDGEPGPIAVQIAGTDAAMMAEAALYNIDRGAQIIDINMGCPAKKVCNKWAGSALMQNEPLAIEIAQAVVDACAPRNVPVTLKMRTGWCQEHKNAVHLAKAFEGVGIQMLTVHGRTREQGYRGHAEYDTIAAVKAAVRVPVVANGDIDSPEKAQAVLAATGADAVMIGRAAQGRPWIFREIAHYLATGEHLAPPLVAEVRRLLLDHLQDHYGLYGEATGVRSARKHIAWYVRALPGGEALRQSINTIDDCAAQWQAVADFFEALGQHMDRLPDAPAPQAGVDPDPGSGDAQEQQGLPA, from the coding sequence ATGCAGATCGGCCACATCCCCCTGGCGAACCGCCTGTTCGTCGCCCCGATGGCGGGCGTGACGGACCGGCCCTTCCGCCAGTTGTGCAAGTCCCTGGGCGCGGGCTATGCGGTGAGCGAGATGGTGACCTCGCGCAAGGACCTGTGGAACAGCCTCAAGACCTCGCGCCGCGCCAACCATGACGGCGAGCCGGGGCCGATCGCGGTGCAGATCGCCGGGACCGACGCTGCGATGATGGCCGAGGCCGCGCTCTACAACATCGACCGCGGCGCCCAGATCATCGACATCAACATGGGCTGCCCGGCCAAGAAGGTCTGCAACAAGTGGGCCGGCTCCGCGCTCATGCAGAACGAGCCGCTGGCCATCGAGATCGCCCAGGCCGTGGTCGATGCGTGCGCGCCGCGCAACGTGCCGGTCACGCTCAAGATGCGCACCGGCTGGTGCCAGGAACACAAGAACGCCGTGCACCTCGCGAAGGCCTTCGAGGGGGTCGGCATCCAGATGCTGACCGTGCACGGCCGCACGCGCGAGCAGGGCTATCGCGGCCATGCCGAGTACGACACCATCGCCGCCGTGAAGGCTGCCGTGCGCGTGCCGGTGGTGGCCAACGGCGACATCGATTCGCCGGAAAAGGCACAGGCGGTGCTGGCCGCGACGGGCGCCGACGCGGTCATGATCGGCCGCGCGGCGCAGGGCCGGCCCTGGATCTTCAGGGAGATCGCCCACTACCTCGCCACCGGCGAGCACCTGGCGCCGCCGCTCGTGGCCGAGGTGCGGCGCCTGCTGCTGGACCACCTGCAGGACCATTACGGCCTCTATGGCGAGGCGACGGGCGTGCGCAGCGCCCGCAAGCACATCGCCTGGTACGTGCGCGCTCTGCCGGGCGGCGAGGCGCTGCGCCAGAGCATCAACACCATCGACGACTGCGCGGCCCAGTGGCAGGCGGTCGCCGATTTCTTCGAGGCACTGGGCCAGCACATGGACCGCCTCCCCGACGCACCGGCCCCGCAGGCCGGCGTGGACCCCGATCCCGGATCCGGCGACGCACAAGAACAACAAGGATTGCCTGCATGA
- a CDS encoding Fis family transcriptional regulator gives MSKKNIEDCVRESLQGYFRDLGGETPDGMYDMLVRLVEKPLLEVVMTHAENNQSRAAEWLGLNRNTLRKKLVEHKLL, from the coding sequence ATGAGCAAGAAGAACATCGAAGACTGCGTGCGCGAAAGCCTGCAGGGCTATTTCCGCGACCTGGGCGGCGAGACGCCCGACGGCATGTACGACATGCTGGTGCGCCTCGTCGAGAAGCCGCTCCTCGAAGTGGTGATGACGCACGCCGAGAACAACCAGTCCCGCGCCGCCGAATGGCTCGGGCTCAACCGCAACACGCTGCGCAAGAAGCTCGTGGAGCACAAGCTCCTCTGA
- the purH gene encoding bifunctional phosphoribosylaminoimidazolecarboxamide formyltransferase/IMP cyclohydrolase, which translates to MNALLSVSDKTGIVEFARALHALGIRLLSTGGTAQLLAREGLPVTEVAEVTQFPEMLDGRVKTLHPKVHGGLLARRGVPAHMAALAEHGIDTIDLLVVNLYPFEATVAKAGCTLADAIENIDIGGPAMVRSAAKNWNDVGVVTSADQYPAVLAELKAGGKLSDPLRFALSVAAFNRIAQYDGAISDYLSSVTFEAEKLSEAYVPERSQFPAQSNGQFVKVQDLRYGENSHQQAALYRDLYPAPGSIVTGEQLQGKELSYNNIADTDAAWECVKSFDAAACVIVKHANPCGVAVGLDAATAYGKAFQTDPTSAFGGIIAFNRTVDAAAAQLVVKQFVEVLMAPDFTPEALEIFKPKTNVRLLKIALPAHKGATAWERGRNAMDAKRIGSGMLLQSADNHELSLMDLKVVTRKQPSLEEMEDLLFAWKVAKYVKSNAIVFCKGGMTMGVGAGQMSRLDSARIASIKAEHAQLSLQGTVVASDAFFPFRDGLDVVVDAGATCVIQPGGSMRDQEVIDAADERGVAMVFSGVRHFRH; encoded by the coding sequence ATGAACGCACTCCTTTCCGTCTCCGACAAGACCGGCATCGTCGAATTCGCCCGCGCACTGCATGCGCTGGGCATCCGCCTGCTGTCCACGGGCGGCACGGCCCAACTGCTCGCCCGGGAAGGGCTGCCGGTCACGGAGGTGGCCGAGGTGACGCAGTTCCCCGAGATGCTCGATGGCCGCGTGAAGACGCTGCATCCGAAGGTGCACGGCGGCCTGCTCGCACGCCGCGGCGTGCCCGCGCACATGGCGGCGCTGGCCGAGCACGGCATCGACACCATCGACCTGCTGGTGGTGAACCTCTACCCCTTCGAGGCCACGGTGGCCAAGGCCGGCTGCACGCTGGCCGACGCGATCGAGAACATCGACATCGGCGGCCCGGCCATGGTGCGCAGCGCCGCCAAGAACTGGAACGACGTGGGCGTCGTGACGTCGGCCGACCAGTACCCGGCCGTGCTGGCCGAGCTGAAGGCCGGCGGCAAGCTGTCCGACCCGCTGCGCTTCGCGCTGTCGGTGGCCGCCTTCAACCGCATCGCCCAGTACGACGGCGCGATCAGCGACTACCTCTCGTCCGTCACCTTCGAGGCCGAGAAGCTGTCCGAGGCCTACGTGCCCGAGCGCAGCCAGTTCCCCGCCCAGAGCAACGGCCAGTTCGTCAAGGTGCAGGACCTGCGCTACGGCGAGAACAGCCACCAGCAGGCCGCGCTGTACCGCGACCTGTACCCCGCGCCCGGCTCCATCGTCACGGGCGAGCAGCTGCAGGGCAAGGAACTCTCGTACAACAACATCGCCGATACCGACGCCGCCTGGGAATGCGTGAAGAGCTTCGACGCCGCCGCCTGCGTGATCGTGAAGCATGCCAACCCCTGCGGCGTGGCCGTCGGGCTGGATGCCGCCACCGCCTACGGCAAGGCCTTCCAGACCGACCCCACCAGCGCCTTCGGCGGCATCATCGCCTTCAACCGCACGGTGGACGCCGCGGCCGCGCAGCTGGTGGTCAAGCAGTTCGTCGAGGTGCTGATGGCGCCTGACTTCACGCCCGAGGCGCTGGAGATCTTCAAGCCCAAGACCAACGTCCGCCTGCTCAAGATCGCCCTGCCGGCCCACAAGGGCGCGACGGCCTGGGAACGGGGCCGCAATGCCATGGATGCCAAGCGCATCGGCTCCGGCATGCTGCTGCAGTCCGCCGACAACCACGAGCTGTCGCTCATGGACCTGAAGGTGGTCACCAGGAAGCAGCCCTCGCTCGAAGAGATGGAAGACCTGCTCTTCGCCTGGAAGGTCGCCAAGTACGTCAAGAGCAATGCCATCGTCTTCTGCAAGGGTGGCATGACGATGGGCGTGGGCGCGGGCCAGATGAGCCGCCTCGATTCCGCGCGCATCGCCAGCATCAAGGCCGAACATGCCCAGCTCTCGCTGCAGGGCACGGTGGTGGCGAGCGATGCGTTCTTCCCGTTCCGCGATGGGCTCGACGTGGTGGTGGACGCGGGCGCGACCTGCGTGATCCAGCCCGGCGGCTCCATGCGCGACCAGGAAGTCATCGATGCCGCCGACGAGCGCGGCGTGGCCATGGTGTTCAGCGGCGTTCGCCACTTCCGCCACTGA